A single Thermoleophilia bacterium DNA region contains:
- a CDS encoding prolipoprotein diacylglyceryl transferase, whose protein sequence is MRPELFEVGGFTLYSFGLMAALALILPGLLVVRPLIRRRGVDPEFSIELIFAAGIGGFLGARLYYLAEHWNDIQGDVLGAAFSSIGFTWYGGLIGGFVGVVAWTLIRGVPLGVVANAMAVATAAGYAIGRIGCQLAGDGDYGRESDLPWAMGYPNGTVPTAPGVTVHPTPVYEIILMIPIIVTLWWLASRNHSGWWTFGWFLVLSGLERFAVEFVRRNPVWLAGLTQPQWFAIGSAVVGTVLILAFWHRPPELAHRSRSS, encoded by the coding sequence ATGAGACCAGAGCTCTTCGAAGTCGGCGGATTCACCCTGTACAGCTTCGGCCTTATGGCGGCGCTGGCATTGATTCTTCCCGGCCTTCTCGTCGTTCGGCCGCTCATCAGACGTCGCGGGGTGGATCCCGAGTTCTCTATCGAGCTCATCTTCGCCGCCGGCATCGGCGGCTTCCTCGGCGCTCGTCTGTACTACCTCGCCGAGCACTGGAACGACATCCAGGGTGACGTCCTCGGCGCCGCCTTCTCCAGCATCGGATTCACCTGGTACGGCGGTCTCATCGGCGGCTTTGTCGGAGTGGTGGCGTGGACGCTGATTCGCGGAGTGCCACTCGGTGTGGTCGCCAACGCCATGGCCGTCGCTACGGCAGCTGGCTACGCGATTGGCCGCATCGGCTGCCAGCTCGCAGGCGACGGCGACTACGGACGCGAATCGGATCTTCCGTGGGCAATGGGCTACCCAAACGGCACCGTGCCGACGGCTCCCGGAGTCACGGTGCACCCCACGCCGGTGTACGAGATCATCCTGATGATCCCCATCATCGTGACGCTCTGGTGGCTGGCAAGTCGAAACCATTCGGGATGGTGGACCTTCGGTTGGTTCCTCGTCCTCTCCGGCCTGGAACGTTTCGCGGTCGAGTTCGTGCGCCGCAACCCGGTTTGGCTGGCGGGCCTCACGCAGCCGCAGTGGTTTGCGATCGGAAGCGCCGTCGTCGGCACCGTCCTCATTCTCGCATTCTGGCACCGACCGCCAGAGCTGGCCCACCGCAGTCGCAGCTCCTAG
- a CDS encoding CapA family protein produces MEDCRSQGRKPYTLYQSGVASNTVFAPPEGLRQSRERRRRRRAARRRRRILILAISVIAALLLVLVSMTQPWIDKSATASARTQQEPNYSVGGSPSPSPSAAAAKSTSGSPSEGSVRAAGTSPTPAASPDDSLSVTVTGGGDVIGDRSVRTVLAREGAGLFDGVASIFNKSDFGFVNLETPLTTAGEPQTWKDVVFKGDPRLADAMAASGINVVTLANNHAGDQGDSGLLDTLAICAQSGITAVGAGVTLAEAQSAKLLKSSGAVRVAFLGFSDVLPQGYGATSVSPGTSPGRSDLVAVTAAITAASCQADFTIVAWHWNLEFATAPTSLEAGEARAAVDAGADVVFAHHPHVLQGVQAYNGALICYSLGDLVFDNCTGPMAQTVLVTTRISPTRIEATLVPVQIASSGKPSIATGAVAASILERVKTYSATLGTQVRIANGKGHVTVSRSSQ; encoded by the coding sequence ATGGAGGATTGTCGATCGCAGGGCCGCAAGCCCTACACGCTCTACCAGAGCGGCGTCGCGTCGAACACCGTCTTCGCCCCACCCGAAGGGCTCCGGCAATCACGTGAGCGCCGGCGACGTCGCCGAGCGGCGAGGCGTCGTCGACGCATCCTCATCCTGGCGATCTCCGTGATCGCGGCGCTTCTCCTCGTTCTCGTGTCAATGACGCAACCGTGGATAGACAAGAGCGCGACCGCAAGCGCACGCACGCAGCAAGAACCGAACTACTCCGTGGGCGGTTCTCCGTCGCCCTCGCCCAGCGCTGCCGCCGCCAAGTCGACGTCTGGATCGCCGAGCGAAGGAAGCGTACGCGCCGCAGGCACCTCCCCCACACCCGCCGCTTCGCCCGATGATTCTCTCTCCGTAACCGTCACCGGCGGCGGCGACGTGATTGGCGACCGCTCCGTGCGCACCGTGCTCGCGAGAGAAGGAGCGGGCCTGTTCGATGGAGTCGCGTCGATCTTCAACAAGAGCGACTTCGGCTTCGTCAACCTGGAGACTCCACTGACCACCGCCGGTGAACCGCAGACGTGGAAGGACGTCGTCTTCAAAGGAGACCCGCGACTCGCCGACGCGATGGCAGCGAGCGGAATCAACGTCGTGACGCTTGCCAACAACCACGCCGGCGACCAAGGCGACAGCGGACTCCTCGACACACTCGCGATCTGCGCCCAGAGTGGCATTACCGCCGTGGGCGCAGGTGTAACCCTGGCGGAGGCACAAAGCGCCAAGCTCCTCAAGAGCAGCGGAGCGGTGCGAGTCGCGTTCCTCGGATTCAGCGACGTCCTGCCACAGGGCTACGGCGCTACATCGGTAAGCCCCGGCACGTCGCCTGGCCGGTCCGACCTCGTCGCCGTCACCGCAGCGATCACAGCCGCGTCATGCCAAGCCGACTTCACGATCGTCGCCTGGCACTGGAATCTCGAATTCGCGACCGCACCTACAAGCCTTGAGGCAGGCGAGGCCAGAGCCGCAGTCGATGCCGGAGCCGATGTCGTGTTCGCCCACCATCCACACGTCCTGCAGGGTGTGCAGGCGTACAACGGTGCGCTCATCTGTTACAGTCTCGGCGATCTCGTCTTCGACAACTGCACCGGTCCCATGGCGCAGACCGTCCTCGTGACAACTCGCATTTCTCCTACACGGATCGAGGCCACACTCGTTCCCGTCCAAATCGCGAGCTCCGGCAAACCATCGATCGCGACCGGCGCCGTGGCGGCAAGCATCCTTGAACGCGTGAAGACTTACTCGGCGACTCTAGGAACGCAGGTGCGTATTGCCAACGGCAAAGGCCACGTGACAGTCAGCCGGAGCTCCCAGTAG
- a CDS encoding 4Fe-4S dicluster domain-containing protein: MTDETNPYAIIAENSFCRTVRRNPDLVRRILDDPRMHDHRDGFQSCIQCGICTSGCPAARFTDYSPREIARRALDGDETLLTDDSLWACYYCYTCQSRCPRHNSVAVINQVIRGLQVESGRAHHHVRPFAEWCAAFYDRGMGGDPHLHFPAIGDAWGERWVEYMAHLLEIREELGLGELYPPETAVAEVQAIMEATGFKERLRAVREGVEATGEQHPEA, translated from the coding sequence ATGACTGATGAAACGAACCCTTACGCCATCATCGCCGAGAACAGCTTCTGCAGAACCGTGCGACGAAACCCCGATCTTGTTCGCCGCATCCTCGACGACCCGCGCATGCACGATCACCGCGACGGTTTTCAGAGCTGCATACAGTGCGGCATCTGTACCTCCGGCTGCCCAGCCGCCCGGTTTACCGACTACTCGCCGCGAGAGATTGCCCGTCGCGCGCTAGATGGCGATGAGACCCTCCTGACCGACGACTCGCTGTGGGCCTGCTACTACTGCTACACCTGCCAAAGCCGCTGCCCTCGCCACAACAGCGTCGCGGTGATCAACCAGGTGATTCGCGGTCTGCAGGTGGAAAGCGGCCGGGCGCATCATCACGTGCGACCGTTCGCGGAGTGGTGCGCGGCCTTCTATGACCGCGGGATGGGTGGCGACCCTCACCTTCACTTTCCCGCGATCGGAGACGCATGGGGAGAGCGTTGGGTCGAGTACATGGCCCACCTCTTGGAGATCCGCGAGGAACTTGGGCTCGGCGAGCTCTATCCGCCAGAGACAGCTGTCGCCGAAGTCCAGGCAATCATGGAAGCCACCGGCTTCAAAGAGCGCCTGCGCGCCGTTCGCGAAGGCGTCGAAGCCACCGGAGAACAGCATCCCGAAGCTTGA
- a CDS encoding universal stress protein, whose translation MTMLIVIGRTDATSNELIDAAEQLARAGDWSIRTVLLQDDGLNAGGDTLPTTPVGGETETLSSDAVVSLSLATSSSGVTCVAAGVDASGDPDSLALRLLAAPSVPLLLVRSGLRSPRTLRSLLVPLKGSPRASAAMLFVESTLCGPDREIVVLAVAGGALPSEPGSFPVPRLIDQEQYEWSDWRDEFSRRFTGSMEGCEHRVKVAIGEPADAILEEAREIDADLIVLAWRGRFVGGHGETVRRLIAVAPCPVLVVSPDLASDV comes from the coding sequence ATGACGATGCTCATCGTCATCGGCCGCACAGACGCGACGAGCAACGAGCTCATCGATGCGGCCGAGCAACTGGCCCGTGCGGGGGACTGGTCGATTCGGACCGTGCTCCTGCAGGACGACGGCCTGAACGCGGGCGGAGATACTCTTCCGACCACGCCTGTCGGTGGCGAGACGGAAACTCTCAGCAGCGACGCCGTCGTCTCGCTCTCGTTGGCCACGTCGTCATCGGGTGTGACGTGCGTCGCCGCGGGCGTCGACGCGTCTGGCGATCCGGATTCTTTGGCGCTTCGTCTCCTTGCGGCTCCATCTGTCCCTCTGCTCTTGGTGAGGTCCGGTTTGCGCTCACCGCGGACCTTGCGGAGCCTTCTGGTTCCACTGAAGGGATCTCCGCGCGCATCGGCCGCGATGCTGTTCGTGGAGTCGACGCTGTGCGGGCCTGATCGCGAGATCGTGGTGCTGGCAGTGGCAGGCGGCGCCTTGCCCAGCGAGCCGGGTAGCTTTCCTGTTCCGCGACTCATCGACCAGGAACAATATGAATGGAGTGACTGGCGAGACGAGTTTTCGCGACGCTTCACTGGGTCGATGGAGGGCTGCGAGCATCGCGTCAAAGTCGCCATCGGCGAGCCTGCGGATGCGATTCTCGAGGAGGCGCGAGAGATTGATGCCGACCTAATCGTCCTGGCTTGGCGCGGCCGCTTTGTCGGCGGACACGGAGAGACGGTGCGACGCTTGATCGCGGTGGCACCGTGTCCCGTGCTCGTCGTGTCGCCTGACCTGGCGAGTGACGTTTAG
- a CDS encoding hydrogenase iron-sulfur subunit, whose amino-acid sequence MPDTHEAARPLLLLCECAGTMSNVDFARLEHRFAASADVRRGFHWCNRKGKAQLLELMESQGERPIVFAGCTTDFAARRFHPLIERGLKLEIADIREGCSWVHSEDADSVTSKAECIVASALAYPDPPANRMSHATRENGVVVIGGGVAGTQAAAELAQMGHHVELVERRPFLGGRAARIGTVFPTNDCGQCLPTTDAQAGTRKCFHRNVAIDHPNLSIRRRSTVEAVEGRPGEFAVTIRSLPNIVTEDCVNCGACESACPVESSQAGKKAIFSEFYDGRVVRTVDLETCTFCGKCVTACPVEAIDFSQSPRRETVRAGAILAATGCRPAPEEHFAYLGYDRRRVITQVELAEMMDEWTTQAHLGRMPVRELVMIQCAGSRDRRHLPHCSRLCCMIALKHAIRLRTLFPAMHVVICYLEMRTAGVGYENWFLSARAAGVEFLRGTPPEVQFDASGRPVIEVEDVTAARKRVLQPDLVVLSTGMVPTDDAAEIAGTLGVSRDTDGFIEILDRKNRATETSAEGVFVCGSAAGPKALIEVNTEASAVASEIHNFLASAGRRGKAASRVEPEKCVGCDTCITVCPFGAITLADRPSDAPHPKADGSNGKLAVVDPDTCRACGICVANCPEMAIAHNLGDDALFGRLALMTADIERPIVGFYCKECAGAAIGLSGQRRDVYPARVRLIELPCLGRVSALHIVEAAHLGAAGVFLAGCAEGRCQYRSGDTSAREQLAIAEELLAAADIPLPLELWHLCAVDRHSVGQRIRTFCAQAAGASAAESIDTDPMSLTGSVAPTCVSEHCQGVAIEQR is encoded by the coding sequence GTGCCAGACACACACGAGGCAGCCCGACCGCTCCTGCTCCTCTGCGAATGCGCCGGCACCATGAGCAACGTCGACTTCGCTCGGCTCGAACACCGCTTCGCGGCATCCGCCGATGTGCGCCGAGGCTTTCATTGGTGCAACCGCAAAGGGAAGGCTCAGCTCCTTGAGCTCATGGAGTCTCAAGGGGAGCGACCTATCGTCTTCGCGGGCTGCACTACCGATTTCGCCGCGCGCCGATTTCATCCGCTCATCGAACGGGGACTCAAGCTTGAGATCGCCGACATTCGCGAAGGCTGCAGCTGGGTCCACAGCGAGGATGCAGACAGCGTGACGAGCAAGGCCGAATGCATCGTCGCCTCGGCTCTCGCCTATCCGGACCCACCGGCAAACCGCATGAGCCATGCAACGCGGGAGAACGGCGTGGTCGTCATCGGCGGCGGCGTTGCCGGAACACAAGCCGCCGCCGAACTCGCCCAGATGGGCCACCACGTCGAACTCGTCGAACGACGCCCCTTCCTGGGAGGACGCGCAGCACGCATCGGCACGGTGTTCCCCACCAACGACTGCGGCCAGTGTCTGCCGACTACGGACGCCCAGGCCGGCACGCGTAAGTGCTTCCATCGCAACGTCGCCATAGACCACCCTAATCTGTCGATTCGTCGCCGCTCGACAGTAGAGGCGGTCGAAGGTCGCCCCGGCGAGTTCGCCGTGACGATCAGAAGCCTGCCCAACATCGTGACCGAAGACTGCGTCAACTGCGGGGCCTGCGAGTCCGCCTGCCCCGTTGAGTCCTCTCAAGCAGGTAAGAAGGCCATCTTCAGCGAGTTCTACGATGGCCGCGTCGTCCGCACTGTGGATCTCGAGACCTGTACGTTCTGCGGCAAGTGCGTCACCGCCTGTCCGGTGGAAGCGATAGACTTCTCCCAGTCTCCGCGTCGCGAGACCGTTCGCGCCGGCGCCATCCTGGCCGCCACCGGCTGCCGGCCGGCTCCCGAGGAACACTTCGCCTACCTCGGGTACGACCGCCGGCGCGTCATCACTCAGGTTGAGCTCGCCGAGATGATGGACGAGTGGACGACGCAAGCACACTTGGGACGGATGCCCGTACGAGAGCTGGTCATGATTCAGTGCGCGGGCTCGCGCGACCGCCGTCATCTGCCGCACTGTTCACGTCTCTGTTGCATGATCGCGCTCAAGCATGCGATTCGCCTGCGCACGCTGTTTCCCGCGATGCATGTGGTGATCTGCTACCTGGAAATGCGCACCGCCGGCGTGGGCTACGAGAACTGGTTTCTCTCGGCACGCGCCGCCGGCGTCGAGTTCCTCCGTGGCACACCACCTGAGGTTCAGTTCGATGCTTCCGGTCGCCCGGTCATCGAGGTGGAGGATGTCACAGCAGCGCGAAAGCGCGTGCTGCAACCGGATCTCGTCGTCCTCAGCACCGGAATGGTGCCGACGGACGATGCGGCAGAGATCGCCGGCACACTCGGCGTGTCCCGCGACACCGACGGATTCATCGAGATTCTCGACCGCAAGAACCGTGCTACAGAGACGAGCGCTGAAGGTGTATTCGTCTGCGGCTCGGCCGCAGGGCCCAAAGCGCTCATCGAGGTCAACACCGAGGCATCCGCGGTAGCGAGCGAGATCCACAACTTCCTCGCCTCAGCCGGCAGACGGGGCAAAGCCGCCTCACGCGTTGAGCCCGAGAAGTGCGTGGGTTGCGATACATGCATCACCGTTTGTCCATTCGGAGCGATCACGCTCGCCGATCGGCCGAGCGACGCGCCACATCCAAAGGCAGACGGCAGCAACGGCAAACTGGCGGTCGTCGACCCCGACACTTGCCGCGCCTGCGGCATCTGCGTCGCCAACTGCCCCGAGATGGCAATCGCGCACAATCTGGGCGACGACGCCCTGTTCGGCCGCCTCGCGCTCATGACTGCGGACATCGAGCGGCCGATCGTGGGCTTCTACTGCAAGGAGTGCGCGGGAGCGGCAATTGGGCTGAGCGGTCAGCGACGCGATGTGTATCCGGCGAGAGTACGGCTCATTGAACTTCCCTGTCTGGGACGCGTGAGCGCCCTCCACATCGTCGAAGCAGCTCACCTGGGAGCCGCCGGCGTCTTCCTCGCGGGATGCGCCGAGGGTCGCTGCCAGTACCGCAGCGGCGACACGAGTGCGCGCGAACAGCTCGCCATCGCTGAGGAACTGCTCGCGGCCGCCGACATACCGCTGCCTCTTGAGCTCTGGCACCTCTGTGCCGTCGACCGTCACAGCGTGGGCCAGCGCATTCGCACGTTCTGCGCCCAGGCTGCCGGTGCATCCGCTGCAGAGAGCATCGACACCGACCCGATGTCGCTCACTGGCTCAGTAGCCCCAACCTGCGTCTCTGAACACTGTCAGGGAGTAGCCATTGAGCAGAGATAA
- a CDS encoding YihY/virulence factor BrkB family protein, whose translation MRLEFRREHLRERAQAGWRGILALARRSLSDDLPQLSASLTYFTVLSVFPALMIVVALLGIVGLPASTLADLLSEVGDRTGSQWAVDVASGVLSNVLHSSSTGIFLGISLGIALWTASAYVRAFMWAADRIYRPETRRPFWIGIPIRLGLALMLLAILAAAAVIATVLGPLGGRLTNTLGIDDSSLLWWSRASSPLIGIVAIILLALLFKYAPSRRQPSLYRLLPGAICTLILWVICSAAFSYYFVHFSSYNRVYGTLGAAVASLVWAWILNISLLVGVEVNRSLEPRVPLRAENQARVQRQGDTDGNPPGEA comes from the coding sequence GTGCGGCTTGAGTTTCGGCGTGAGCACCTCCGAGAGCGCGCCCAGGCCGGGTGGCGCGGAATCCTCGCCCTTGCACGTCGCTCACTGAGCGACGATCTTCCGCAGCTCTCAGCCTCGCTTACGTACTTCACGGTGCTGTCGGTCTTCCCGGCGCTTATGATCGTGGTCGCCTTGCTGGGGATCGTTGGTCTTCCCGCCTCGACGCTCGCCGACCTCCTTTCTGAGGTAGGCGACCGTACAGGTTCGCAGTGGGCCGTCGACGTCGCCTCCGGTGTCCTCAGCAACGTCCTCCACTCATCGAGCACCGGAATCTTCCTGGGCATCAGCTTGGGGATTGCGCTCTGGACCGCCTCTGCGTATGTACGAGCCTTCATGTGGGCGGCGGACCGCATCTACCGGCCCGAGACACGCCGTCCCTTCTGGATTGGCATCCCAATTCGCCTTGGCTTGGCGCTCATGCTGCTCGCCATCCTTGCCGCTGCCGCCGTTATCGCCACAGTCCTGGGGCCGCTCGGAGGTCGGCTGACGAACACGCTCGGCATTGACGACAGTTCGCTCCTGTGGTGGTCACGCGCATCTTCCCCGCTTATCGGTATCGTCGCGATCATCCTCCTCGCCCTACTCTTCAAGTATGCGCCCTCGCGCCGTCAACCCAGCCTCTACCGTTTGCTTCCAGGCGCAATATGCACCCTGATCCTTTGGGTCATCTGCTCGGCCGCGTTCAGCTACTACTTCGTCCACTTCAGCTCGTACAACCGTGTGTATGGAACTCTCGGCGCCGCCGTGGCTTCACTCGTCTGGGCGTGGATCCTCAACATCTCACTACTTGTCGGCGTCGAAGTGAATCGATCGCTGGAGCCAAGAGTTCCGCTGCGTGCGGAGAACCAGGCGAGAGTGCAGCGCCAGGGCGACACGGACGGCAATCCGCCGGGCGAAGCGTGA
- a CDS encoding zinc-dependent alcohol dehydrogenase family protein yields MNPVDEGVPRTMRAMQLLASGPVSEMPLRLVELPVPAPGEGEVVLRVLACGVCRTDLHIVEGDLPLHRCPIVPGHQVVAEVAGFGRGADEILPGGDVSSVPLKLGERVGVPWLHRTDGTCRYCRRGDENLCTQAAFTGWDVDGGFAEYMVAPVAFVYRLPDAMGPLDAAPLLCAGVIGYRCLRLVGVVGQADLPGAHASTFHDPGSFVDGPPRGVASAGAPRLAIYGFGSAASLCTQVAHWRGWDVYGIARDEAHRAMARELGAVWAGESDEDPGVVYDAAIVFAPVGDLALAALRRLDKGGILALGGIYSTPIPAIEYPWIYHERVLRSVANSTRRDARELLRDAALIPIRSRVQEYDLVEANQALLDLKEDRVRGSAVLRVSAMSGSVS; encoded by the coding sequence TTGAATCCCGTCGACGAAGGCGTTCCAAGAACGATGCGCGCAATGCAGTTGCTGGCATCGGGGCCAGTGTCCGAGATGCCGCTGCGGCTGGTCGAGTTGCCGGTGCCTGCGCCCGGCGAGGGCGAGGTTGTTCTCCGTGTGCTGGCGTGCGGTGTCTGCCGAACCGATTTGCACATTGTAGAGGGAGATCTACCGCTGCATCGCTGCCCCATCGTGCCGGGCCACCAGGTGGTGGCGGAGGTGGCGGGGTTCGGTCGTGGTGCGGACGAGATCCTGCCCGGGGGCGATGTCTCTTCCGTACCGCTCAAGCTTGGGGAGCGCGTCGGTGTGCCGTGGTTACACAGGACGGATGGAACCTGCCGGTACTGCCGTCGGGGTGACGAGAACTTGTGCACCCAAGCGGCGTTCACCGGCTGGGACGTCGACGGCGGATTCGCGGAGTACATGGTCGCGCCGGTCGCCTTCGTCTATCGTCTTCCCGACGCGATGGGCCCTCTCGATGCGGCACCGCTGCTGTGTGCGGGGGTCATCGGGTATCGCTGCTTGCGCCTCGTCGGTGTCGTCGGGCAAGCTGACCTCCCTGGTGCGCATGCGAGCACGTTTCATGATCCCGGCTCGTTCGTGGATGGGCCGCCTCGAGGCGTCGCATCCGCCGGCGCGCCTCGTCTCGCCATCTACGGCTTCGGGTCGGCGGCGTCGCTCTGCACTCAAGTCGCGCACTGGCGTGGATGGGACGTCTACGGTATCGCCCGCGATGAGGCGCATCGGGCGATGGCACGCGAGTTGGGCGCTGTTTGGGCGGGCGAGTCCGACGAGGATCCCGGCGTTGTCTATGACGCGGCCATAGTATTCGCGCCGGTTGGTGATCTTGCTCTCGCCGCATTGCGCCGTCTCGACAAGGGCGGCATTCTGGCGCTGGGAGGCATCTACAGCACGCCTATTCCAGCCATTGAGTATCCGTGGATCTATCACGAACGCGTGCTGCGAAGCGTTGCCAACTCGACGCGCCGCGACGCTCGCGAGTTGCTTCGTGACGCGGCTCTCATCCCCATTCGAAGCCGTGTGCAGGAGTATGACCTAGTGGAGGCGAATCAGGCGCTTCTCGACCTCAAAGAGGATCGTGTGCGCGGATCGGCGGTCCTCAGAGTGTCTGCGATGTCGGGATCCGTGTCCTGA
- a CDS encoding 4Fe-4S dicluster domain-containing protein, protein MSRDKDTASPDHGGYPAEVVEEFERLARECYLCYQCGTCTSSCPSGRELYRGPRRLVRLILAGDIEATLKSDDLWRCTDCGTCSNVCRMEIDVAGILRRLRALERDHGDAIRCPERSAADAATAALQHRSQLDMLRFGLSMATRGHVPKNKLGAVSTAARLAKLSTPLDSRHRARPEPHQTAEAQTEAPGVSVRLPFYAGCALAQNRDLLRLVHDVAGGLGVELEAAPDAGCCGHPSRGVVASQFAADGQIQTVCPACERSLDESGTSTVSLWDTLTESARRRGLRLHAAAPRFVPYVGCLGDRTHSLATLSKAAGLAGVEDVTSYPSLHSGCCGALGGTYRGATKAAARLLAFAAAENAPIVSPCSLCADNLRSATRELHRRVPIYFWPEFFTAAKTRREDPTDD, encoded by the coding sequence TTGAGCAGAGATAAGGACACGGCTTCGCCTGACCACGGCGGGTATCCCGCAGAAGTTGTCGAGGAGTTCGAACGCCTCGCGCGTGAATGCTATCTCTGTTATCAGTGCGGCACTTGCACTTCGTCTTGTCCCAGCGGGCGCGAGCTGTACAGAGGGCCGCGACGCCTCGTGCGCCTCATTCTCGCCGGCGATATCGAGGCCACGCTCAAGAGCGACGACTTGTGGCGCTGCACAGACTGCGGCACGTGCAGCAACGTTTGTCGCATGGAGATCGACGTCGCAGGGATCCTGCGACGTCTACGAGCGCTCGAGCGCGATCACGGTGACGCGATCCGCTGCCCGGAGCGCTCCGCGGCGGACGCAGCAACCGCCGCCTTGCAGCACCGTTCCCAGCTCGACATGCTGCGCTTCGGCCTCTCGATGGCGACCCGCGGACACGTACCCAAGAACAAGCTGGGCGCCGTGTCCACCGCAGCACGGCTGGCCAAGCTATCGACGCCCCTCGACAGCCGACACCGCGCAAGGCCGGAGCCTCACCAGACCGCCGAGGCACAGACCGAAGCTCCTGGCGTCAGCGTGCGCCTGCCTTTCTACGCGGGCTGCGCTCTCGCACAGAACCGCGATCTCCTCCGCCTAGTCCACGACGTCGCTGGCGGGCTGGGCGTGGAGCTCGAAGCGGCGCCAGATGCCGGCTGCTGTGGGCACCCCAGCCGCGGCGTCGTGGCGAGCCAATTTGCCGCGGATGGCCAGATTCAAACCGTCTGCCCCGCATGCGAGCGCAGCCTCGATGAATCGGGCACCTCCACCGTGTCACTGTGGGACACGTTGACAGAGAGCGCTCGCCGGCGCGGCCTTCGACTTCACGCCGCCGCGCCGCGTTTCGTTCCGTACGTCGGCTGCCTCGGCGACCGCACCCACAGTCTGGCCACACTCTCGAAGGCAGCAGGACTCGCTGGAGTTGAGGACGTGACCTCCTACCCAAGCCTCCACAGCGGCTGCTGTGGCGCCCTTGGTGGCACATACCGTGGCGCAACCAAGGCGGCGGCGCGGCTCCTCGCGTTCGCCGCCGCGGAGAATGCGCCCATCGTGAGTCCCTGCTCCCTATGCGCGGACAACCTACGCTCAGCGACGCGAGAGCTGCACCGTCGCGTCCCAATCTACTTCTGGCCCGAGTTCTTCACAGCCGCCAAGACACGCCGGGAGGATCCCACTGATGACTGA
- a CDS encoding hydrogenase iron-sulfur subunit — protein MDRSIVAFCCRECAYAAADSSANARTPLPATVRLVLLPCTGRVSPLHLLTTLAEGADGVMVAGCLEGQCHYREGNFNAIDRVKFVQRLLESVGVEADRCRMFTMSAGEPPRFVAAVKEMDRAIRALPPLERSTSDAARRSAV, from the coding sequence GTGGATCGTTCGATCGTTGCCTTCTGCTGCCGCGAATGCGCGTACGCGGCTGCCGACTCGAGCGCCAACGCGCGCACGCCACTGCCAGCGACCGTTCGCCTGGTGCTGCTCCCGTGCACCGGTCGAGTGAGCCCGCTCCATCTGCTGACGACGCTCGCCGAGGGAGCCGACGGCGTCATGGTAGCAGGCTGCCTTGAAGGACAGTGTCACTACCGTGAAGGCAATTTCAACGCCATCGACCGCGTCAAGTTCGTCCAACGCCTCCTCGAGAGCGTTGGCGTCGAAGCCGATCGCTGCCGTATGTTCACAATGAGCGCGGGCGAGCCGCCACGCTTCGTCGCTGCGGTCAAGGAGATGGACCGCGCGATCCGTGCTCTACCGCCGCTCGAGCGCTCCACCTCGGATGCGGCACGCAGGAGTGCCGTCTGA
- the nadA gene encoding quinolinate synthase NadA — translation MPELDGLQLKLRRLADERDAIVLAHNYQRAEVQAAADHVGDSLELARIAARDDHSVILFCGVHFMAETAHILSPQKTVLMPDRRAGCPMADMITAADLKALKREHPDAAVVAYVNSSAEVKAETDVCCTSANAVEIVERFPKAQKIIFVPDRNLGDYVARETGRADTMIIWPGYCHVHDDFRAAEIARIVAEHPESVLMAHPECRREVLEIADVVTSTSGMLRYPATSDATTFVVATETGLLYRLAALYPERSFVPASRRAVCPNMKLTTLEKCVATLDDEWDNVLEHQVTVPPHIRSAALRAVERMIA, via the coding sequence ATGCCCGAACTGGACGGTCTTCAACTCAAACTCCGCCGCTTGGCAGACGAGCGCGACGCCATCGTTCTCGCGCACAACTACCAGCGCGCCGAGGTGCAAGCCGCAGCTGACCACGTCGGCGACTCGCTGGAGCTCGCACGAATCGCCGCCAGGGACGATCACAGCGTGATCCTCTTCTGCGGCGTGCACTTCATGGCTGAGACGGCGCACATCCTGTCACCCCAGAAGACGGTGCTCATGCCTGATCGTCGCGCCGGCTGCCCGATGGCCGACATGATCACGGCAGCCGACTTGAAAGCGCTCAAGCGTGAGCACCCTGACGCCGCCGTCGTCGCCTACGTCAACTCCTCCGCTGAAGTCAAAGCCGAGACCGACGTCTGCTGCACGAGTGCCAACGCCGTTGAGATAGTGGAGAGGTTTCCGAAGGCCCAGAAGATCATCTTCGTCCCAGACCGCAATCTGGGCGACTACGTTGCCCGCGAGACCGGCCGTGCCGACACCATGATCATCTGGCCAGGATACTGCCATGTTCACGACGACTTCCGCGCCGCCGAGATTGCCCGAATTGTCGCGGAGCATCCGGAATCGGTCCTCATGGCACATCCCGAATGCCGCCGAGAGGTGCTCGAGATCGCCGATGTGGTGACGAGTACATCGGGCATGCTGCGTTACCCGGCGACAAGCGACGCGACGACCTTCGTCGTGGCCACGGAGACGGGCCTGCTCTATCGTCTTGCCGCCCTATATCCGGAGCGATCGTTCGTGCCCGCGTCACGTAGGGCCGTGTGCCCCAACATGAAGCTGACGACGCTTGAGAAGTGCGTAGCGACTCTGGATGACGAGTGGGACAACGTCCTCGAGCACCAAGTCACCGTGCCGCCGCACATCCGCTCCGCGGCGCTCCGCGCCGTGGAGCGGATGATCGCCTAG